The Clostridioides difficile genome has a segment encoding these proteins:
- the ftsZ gene encoding cell division protein FtsZ — translation MLNFDVELEECAQIKVIGVGGGGNNAVNRMVEAQLKGVEFISVNTDKQALYTSKAEYKVQIGEKLTRGLGAGANPEVGKRAAEESKDEIVKLLQGADMVFVTAGMGGGTGTGAAPVVAGLAKEMGILTVGVVTKPFAFEGKIRMKNAEGGIAELKSKVDTLITIPNDRLLQIVQKNTSMLDAFAVADDVLKQGIQSISDLIAVEGLINLDFADVTTIMKDKGLAHMGIGSASGETRAIDAARQAIQSPLLETSIQGAKGVLLNVTGGPNLGLFEVNEASTLVMESCDPEANVIFGASIKEDLGDEIMITVIATGFEGLQNGILDLDTKPKSSIRSSLNTTVKQVVKEIEEEEIVVEEKIEAPKKASIIEEDDDESMEIPTFLRRRR, via the coding sequence ATGCTAAACTTTGACGTAGAATTAGAAGAATGTGCACAAATTAAAGTAATAGGTGTAGGTGGCGGTGGAAACAATGCTGTCAATAGAATGGTAGAAGCTCAACTTAAAGGCGTTGAATTTATATCAGTAAATACAGATAAACAAGCTTTATATACATCAAAGGCTGAATATAAAGTTCAAATAGGAGAAAAATTAACTAGAGGACTTGGTGCAGGAGCTAATCCAGAAGTAGGAAAAAGAGCTGCAGAAGAAAGTAAAGATGAAATAGTAAAACTACTTCAAGGAGCTGATATGGTATTTGTTACAGCTGGAATGGGTGGTGGTACTGGTACAGGAGCTGCCCCAGTAGTTGCAGGCTTAGCTAAAGAAATGGGTATACTTACAGTTGGTGTAGTTACAAAACCTTTTGCATTTGAAGGTAAAATAAGAATGAAAAATGCTGAAGGTGGAATAGCTGAACTTAAGTCAAAGGTAGATACTCTTATAACAATACCAAATGATAGACTTTTACAAATAGTACAAAAGAATACTTCGATGTTGGACGCTTTTGCAGTTGCAGATGATGTGTTAAAACAAGGTATACAATCAATTTCTGACCTTATAGCAGTTGAAGGATTAATAAACTTAGACTTTGCAGACGTTACTACTATAATGAAAGATAAAGGTCTTGCTCATATGGGTATAGGTAGTGCTAGTGGAGAAACTAGAGCCATAGATGCTGCTAGACAAGCTATTCAATCTCCACTTTTAGAAACATCAATACAAGGAGCAAAAGGAGTACTTCTTAATGTTACGGGTGGTCCTAACTTAGGATTATTTGAAGTTAATGAAGCATCTACTTTAGTTATGGAATCCTGCGACCCAGAAGCAAATGTTATATTTGGTGCTTCTATAAAAGAAGATTTGGGCGATGAAATAATGATTACAGTAATCGCAACAGGATTTGAAGGTTTACAAAATGGGATTTTAGATTTAGACACTAAGCCTAAATCAAGTATAAGGTCTTCTCTTAATACAACTGTAAAACAAGTTGTAAAAGAAATAGAAGAAGAAGAAATTGTAGTTGAAGAAAAGATAGAAGCTCCTAAAAAGGCGAGTATAATAGAAGAAGACGATGATGAGAGCATGGAAATACCTACATTCCTAAGAAGAAGAAGATAA
- a CDS encoding UDP-N-acetylmuramoyl-tripeptide--D-alanyl-D-alanine ligase, producing the protein MECLTIKELVLATNGKLIYGDYNDCVSDIVIDSREANAQNAFVGIVGENLDGHTFIKSAYDSGCKTFIKNESNGIKLESSDINLIEVKDTTLALGNISRYYKEKFDIPFIGVTGSVGKTTTRDMVYAAISAKLNILKNEKNLNNHFGVPLTLFNLNKEHECAVIEMGMSGFNEIKYLVDIVNPKIAVISNIGLSHIENLGSQEGILKAKMEIASNFDDTNTLIVNGDDKFLSTLKEKEHVYKLKTFGFNKDNDIYCEAYTMEEDSLTFTCVINGKKEEIFIPTIGEHNIYNAMSAILVGMSLNISLDYIKTGLKNFKGTKMRLDIIKNERLTIINDSYNASPDSMEAALKILGRYKGRKVAILGDMLEMGEISEYGHRLVGKSSMNNTDIIITIGENSVFIGDEAKRLGFDLSNIYHFKNKDDVFNQLDELIKTGDTILVKGSRGMKLEKIVEYLNK; encoded by the coding sequence ATGGAGTGCTTAACAATAAAGGAGTTAGTACTTGCAACTAATGGAAAGTTAATATATGGAGATTATAATGACTGTGTAAGTGATATAGTTATAGATAGCAGGGAAGCAAATGCACAAAATGCATTTGTAGGCATAGTTGGAGAAAATTTAGATGGGCATACATTTATAAAGTCTGCATATGATAGTGGATGCAAAACTTTTATAAAAAATGAAAGTAATGGAATAAAATTAGAAAGTTCGGATATAAATTTAATAGAGGTAAAAGATACAACTTTGGCTCTAGGAAATATTTCCAGATATTATAAAGAAAAATTTGATATTCCATTTATAGGTGTTACAGGTAGTGTAGGGAAAACAACTACTAGAGATATGGTATATGCAGCTATCTCTGCAAAATTAAATATCTTGAAAAATGAAAAGAACCTAAATAATCATTTTGGGGTTCCTTTGACTTTGTTTAATCTAAATAAAGAACATGAGTGTGCTGTAATAGAAATGGGAATGTCTGGATTTAATGAAATAAAGTATTTGGTGGACATAGTAAATCCTAAGATTGCAGTCATATCAAATATAGGATTATCACACATAGAAAACTTAGGTTCACAAGAAGGTATTTTAAAGGCAAAGATGGAGATTGCTTCAAACTTTGATGATACAAATACTTTGATTGTAAATGGTGATGATAAATTTTTATCTACATTAAAAGAAAAAGAGCACGTATATAAGTTAAAAACATTTGGATTTAATAAAGATAATGACATTTATTGTGAAGCTTATACTATGGAAGAAGATAGTTTGACATTTACATGTGTCATAAATGGAAAAAAAGAGGAAATATTTATACCTACAATAGGAGAGCATAATATATATAATGCTATGTCAGCTATATTAGTAGGCATGAGTTTAAATATTTCTTTGGATTATATAAAAACAGGTTTAAAAAACTTTAAAGGGACAAAAATGAGATTAGACATAATAAAAAATGAAAGATTAACAATAATTAATGACTCATATAATGCCAGTCCAGATTCTATGGAAGCAGCCTTAAAAATACTTGGAAGATATAAAGGTAGAAAAGTAGCAATACTTGGAGATATGCTTGAGATGGGTGAAATTTCAGAGTATGGTCATAGATTAGTTGGAAAATCATCTATGAATAATACTGATATTATAATAACTATAGGTGAAAATTCAGTGTTTATTGGAGATGAAGCAAAACGATTAGGATTCGACTTATCCAATATATATCACTTTAAAAATAAAGACGATGTATTTAATCAATTAGATGAATTAATAAAAACAGGAGACACTATTTTAGTTAAAGGCTCAAGAGGCATGAAATTAGAAAAAATAGTTGAATATCTAAATAAATAA
- the mraY gene encoding phospho-N-acetylmuramoyl-pentapeptide-transferase yields the protein MMLGITELTYTALIAFLIVIIIGPIFIPMLRKFKFGQTVRDDGPQTHLAKNGTPTMGGIIMIVAILITGLTRVKVSHDMAVGLICIAGFGFIGFLDDFIKIKLKRSLGLKAYQKIILQVALSFYVAFYQYTSSSSASQLMIPFTDFVINVGILYIPIMMFIIVAIVNAVNLTDGLDGLASGVTLIVSVFFMLFASSVAGNTEVAVLAAATVGACLGFLGFNSYPARVFMGDTGSMALGGAVVAFSVLTNSVLIIPIIGGIYFAEALSVLIQVGYFKATRKRFFKMAPIHHHFEQCGWPETRVVFVFWIITVVLAWISIIAVF from the coding sequence ATGATGTTAGGAATAACAGAGCTTACGTACACCGCATTGATTGCGTTTTTGATAGTAATTATAATAGGACCAATATTTATACCAATGCTTAGGAAATTTAAATTTGGTCAGACAGTTAGAGATGATGGGCCTCAAACACATCTAGCTAAGAATGGGACACCTACTATGGGTGGAATTATAATGATTGTTGCAATTCTAATAACTGGACTTACAAGAGTAAAAGTTAGTCATGACATGGCAGTAGGTCTTATATGTATTGCTGGTTTTGGTTTTATTGGTTTTTTAGATGACTTTATAAAAATAAAGCTAAAAAGGTCACTTGGACTAAAAGCATATCAAAAAATAATCCTTCAAGTTGCATTATCTTTTTATGTTGCTTTTTATCAGTATACGTCGTCATCAAGTGCTTCGCAACTTATGATACCATTTACAGATTTTGTAATAAATGTTGGAATACTATATATACCAATAATGATGTTTATAATAGTAGCGATAGTAAATGCTGTAAACTTAACTGATGGTCTAGATGGTCTAGCATCAGGAGTAACTTTAATTGTTTCTGTATTTTTTATGTTGTTTGCAAGTTCAGTTGCTGGCAATACAGAAGTTGCAGTTTTAGCAGCAGCAACTGTTGGAGCATGTCTAGGCTTTTTAGGTTTTAATTCATATCCAGCTAGAGTGTTTATGGGAGATACAGGTTCAATGGCATTAGGTGGTGCGGTTGTAGCATTTTCAGTTTTAACTAATTCAGTGCTTATAATACCTATAATTGGAGGAATTTATTTTGCAGAAGCTCTATCAGTTTTAATCCAAGTTGGATATTTTAAAGCAACTAGAAAGAGATTCTTTAAGATGGCTCCAATACACCATCATTTTGAACAATGTGGTTGGCCAGAAACAAGAGTTGTATTTGTTTTTTGGATTATTACAGTTGTTTTAGCTTGGATAAGTATAATAGCAGTATTTTAG
- the murG gene encoding undecaprenyldiphospho-muramoylpentapeptide beta-N-acetylglucosaminyltransferase: MKVLLSGGGTGGHVYPAIAIANKIRDEHPDAEIMFVGTEKGIESEIVPKYGFELKTVTVQGFKRKIDFDNVKRVFKLFKGLEQSRKIVKKFKPDVVIGTGGYVSGPVLFNASMGKIPAIIHEQNSFPGVTNKILSKTVTKVLTSFEDSHKRFPEAAEEKLVFTGNPVRKEILLSRKNIARKNLGISEEKKMVLCYGGSGGSRKINDAMRLVIKNMVNEDIAFIFATGKSYYEEFMESISNISLKPYQKVVPYLEDMANALAASDLVIGSAGAISLAEITALGKPSIIIPKAYTAENHQEYNAKSIEKQGAGIAILEKNLTPESLNTAVFKLLGDRELLVDMANASKNVGRPEAIDLIYDEIIKVYNSTQKSTAKKPKKEKVVEEVKKEAAPSIEGQAKVIGIKKR; the protein is encoded by the coding sequence ATGAAAGTTTTATTATCAGGCGGTGGAACTGGAGGACACGTATATCCAGCTATAGCTATTGCTAACAAAATAAGAGATGAACATCCAGATGCCGAGATAATGTTTGTTGGGACGGAAAAAGGAATAGAATCAGAAATAGTTCCTAAGTATGGATTTGAATTAAAAACTGTAACAGTACAAGGATTTAAGAGAAAAATAGACTTTGATAATGTAAAAAGAGTTTTTAAGCTTTTTAAAGGTTTGGAGCAATCAAGAAAAATTGTTAAAAAATTCAAACCAGATGTAGTCATAGGAACTGGAGGATATGTTAGTGGACCTGTTTTATTTAATGCGTCTATGGGGAAAATACCAGCTATAATACATGAGCAAAATTCTTTTCCTGGAGTAACTAATAAGATTTTATCTAAAACAGTTACAAAGGTACTTACAAGTTTTGAAGATTCACATAAAAGATTTCCTGAGGCAGCTGAAGAAAAATTAGTTTTTACGGGAAATCCAGTTAGAAAAGAAATTTTGTTATCAAGAAAAAATATTGCAAGAAAAAATTTAGGAATAAGTGAAGAGAAAAAAATGGTGCTTTGCTATGGTGGTAGTGGAGGTTCAAGAAAAATAAATGATGCAATGAGACTTGTCATAAAAAATATGGTCAATGAAGATATAGCTTTTATATTTGCAACAGGAAAAAGCTATTATGAAGAATTTATGGAAAGTATCAGCAATATAAGTCTTAAACCATACCAAAAAGTAGTACCTTATTTAGAAGATATGGCAAATGCACTTGCAGCAAGTGATTTAGTTATAGGTAGTGCAGGAGCAATTTCATTAGCTGAAATAACAGCTCTTGGCAAACCTTCTATAATAATACCTAAAGCATATACTGCTGAAAATCATCAAGAGTATAATGCTAAGAGTATAGAGAAGCAAGGTGCAGGGATTGCGATTCTAGAAAAAAACTTAACTCCAGAAAGCCTAAATACAGCTGTATTTAAACTTTTAGGAGATAGAGAGCTTCTAGTTGACATGGCAAATGCAAGTAAAAATGTAGGTAGACCTGAGGCGATAGACCTTATATATGATGAGATAATAAAGGTATACAACTCAACACAAAAATCAACAGCTAAAAAACCAAAAAAAGAAAAGGTTGTTGAGGAAGTAAAGAAAGAAGCAGCTCCAAGTATAGAAGGTCAGGCTAAAGTAATAGGAATAAAGAAAAGATAA
- the spoVE gene encoding stage V sporulation protein E, with product MPKENLKKQIDIRMKTEFDGVVFYTTMLLVFVGIVMVFSASFIQSSFKHNDAYYFLKKNVIYAILGFIVMIITSRIDYNFWKKNATAIGAIAVVLLLLVLTPLGIEANGAKRWLGIGALTFQPAEIAKFATIILTAKLIEKNYDKIKSLTKGIVPLLVVPGIFFALIILQPNLSTAGTVILVTFVMIFVAGMDMKIVFAMIGSGAALFAALVIAEPYRLSRVTSFLDPFQDPLGKGYQVIQGLYALGSGGLFGLGLGKSKQKYFYIPEPQNDFIFAIIGEELGLIGCIIVIMLFIALVYRCVRIALKTSNVFACMVVIGIGAQIGIQAALNIAVATSSMPATGVALPFISYGGTSLTIFMGAVGIVLNISKHVKIN from the coding sequence ATGCCTAAAGAAAATTTGAAAAAACAAATTGACATAAGGATGAAGACTGAATTTGATGGAGTAGTATTTTATACTACTATGCTTTTAGTATTTGTAGGAATAGTTATGGTGTTTAGTGCAAGTTTTATACAGTCTTCATTTAAACACAATGATGCATACTATTTTCTAAAGAAAAATGTAATATATGCTATACTGGGATTTATAGTTATGATTATTACATCTAGAATAGACTATAATTTTTGGAAGAAAAATGCTACAGCAATTGGAGCTATAGCAGTAGTATTATTATTGTTGGTTTTAACTCCTTTGGGAATAGAAGCAAACGGAGCAAAAAGATGGTTAGGGATAGGTGCTTTAACATTTCAGCCCGCAGAAATTGCAAAGTTTGCTACAATAATATTAACTGCAAAATTGATTGAGAAAAATTATGATAAAATAAAATCTTTGACAAAAGGTATTGTACCACTTCTCGTAGTTCCAGGAATATTTTTTGCGTTGATAATACTTCAACCAAATTTGTCAACAGCAGGTACTGTAATTCTAGTTACATTTGTAATGATATTTGTTGCTGGAATGGATATGAAAATTGTATTTGCTATGATAGGAAGTGGGGCTGCTTTATTTGCTGCATTAGTAATTGCTGAACCGTATAGACTTAGTCGTGTTACATCTTTTTTAGACCCGTTTCAAGACCCACTTGGTAAGGGGTATCAGGTAATACAAGGTTTATATGCATTAGGTTCAGGAGGACTGTTTGGTTTAGGCTTAGGAAAGAGTAAGCAAAAGTATTTTTATATACCAGAGCCACAAAATGACTTTATATTTGCTATAATAGGAGAAGAGTTAGGATTAATTGGTTGTATAATAGTTATAATGCTATTTATAGCCTTGGTCTACAGATGTGTAAGAATAGCATTGAAGACTTCTAATGTATTTGCTTGTATGGTTGTCATAGGTATAGGGGCACAAATTGGAATACAAGCAGCTTTAAATATAGCAGTTGCAACATCATCAATGCCGGCTACAGGTGTAGCACTACCATTTATAAGTTATGGAGGTACCTCGCTCACCATCTTTATGGGGGCTGTAGGTATAGTGTTGAACATCTCAAAGCATGTCAAAATTAATTAA
- the murD gene encoding UDP-N-acetylmuramoyl-L-alanine--D-glutamate ligase, with amino-acid sequence MDLSGKKVLLVGLAKTGISTIKHLDKLGASIIVNDIKDENKLKNILDELKSINDIEYILGCHPEDVDDVDMVVVSPGVPLDLPFILKLKNSGKYIIGEVELAFKLSNNPTFIGITGTNGKTTTTSLVGEIFSSAKKDTYVVGNIGNPVIDTIETSNEESILVTELSSFQLESVDEFRPKVSAILNITEDHLNRHHTMEKYIEAKSKIFMNQNAEDFCVLNYDDEIVRGLADKCKAKVIYFSRTQRVNGGVYLENNDIIIDIEDKIKFLNKDDVSLPGGHNLENCMAAIAIAYVCKVDLEVIKDVLMTFKGVEHRQEFVRNLDNVIYINDSKGTNPDSTIKAVQSYNRPIVLIAGGMDKGSNFDELLEIAKSYVKSLILLGETAPKIESCAKNKGFNDIHIVKDMEEAVKTSHEISKNGDIVLLSPACASWDMYESFEVRGKDFKDNVNNLK; translated from the coding sequence ATGGACTTAAGTGGAAAAAAAGTTTTATTAGTAGGGCTTGCGAAAACTGGTATATCTACAATTAAACATTTAGATAAATTAGGAGCAAGTATAATTGTAAATGATATTAAAGATGAGAATAAATTAAAAAACATACTTGATGAATTAAAATCTATAAATGACATAGAATACATATTAGGATGCCATCCAGAGGATGTAGATGATGTGGATATGGTTGTAGTATCTCCAGGGGTACCATTAGACCTACCATTTATTTTGAAACTAAAAAATTCAGGTAAGTATATAATTGGTGAGGTAGAATTAGCCTTTAAATTGTCAAATAATCCAACTTTTATAGGGATTACAGGTACAAATGGTAAAACAACTACAACTAGCTTAGTAGGAGAAATTTTTTCAAGTGCAAAAAAAGATACATATGTAGTTGGTAATATAGGAAATCCTGTAATAGATACCATAGAAACTTCAAATGAAGAATCTATACTTGTAACTGAATTGAGTAGTTTCCAACTTGAAAGTGTGGATGAATTTAGACCTAAAGTAAGTGCAATATTAAACATTACAGAAGATCATTTAAATAGACATCATACTATGGAAAAGTACATAGAAGCTAAATCAAAAATATTTATGAATCAAAATGCTGAAGATTTTTGTGTATTAAATTATGATGATGAAATAGTGAGAGGCTTAGCTGATAAATGTAAGGCCAAAGTAATTTACTTTTCAAGAACTCAAAGAGTAAATGGAGGAGTATATTTAGAAAATAATGACATAATAATAGATATAGAGGATAAGATTAAGTTTCTAAATAAAGATGATGTAAGTTTGCCTGGAGGCCATAATTTAGAAAATTGTATGGCAGCAATAGCAATCGCATATGTTTGTAAAGTAGATTTAGAAGTAATAAAAGATGTATTGATGACATTTAAAGGTGTTGAACACAGACAAGAGTTTGTAAGAAACTTAGATAATGTAATATATATAAATGATTCAAAGGGAACTAATCCAGATTCTACTATAAAAGCTGTACAGTCTTATAATAGACCGATAGTGCTTATAGCAGGAGGAATGGATAAGGGAAGTAACTTTGATGAACTTCTTGAAATTGCAAAATCATATGTTAAATCATTAATCTTATTGGGAGAAACTGCACCAAAAATAGAAAGTTGTGCTAAAAATAAAGGATTTAATGACATACATATAGTAAAAGATATGGAGGAAGCAGTTAAGACTTCTCATGAGATTTCAAAAAATGGAGATATAGTGCTTCTTTCGCCAGCTTGTGCAAGTTGGGATATGTATGAAAGTTTTGAAGTAAGAGGAAAAGACTTCAAAGATAATGTAAACAATTTAAAATAA
- a CDS encoding DUF881 domain-containing protein, whose protein sequence is MKKKMIILGAFILGIFISTYIKSLNPNKVYITLTQTKNIESEIENTNKEIKNLKEALKSNKKTLDEYKQAKNNGNESIQTLMEKELEEVKELSGYSTVMGPGITITMKDSERELEDGQNPNDLIIHDIDILRVLNDLKKAGAKAISINGERVLSTSKIKCSGATITVNDTTYGQPFIIKAIGNIDLLSAAINSPESYAKSLKDIYGINIKIEENNGNKVDLFAK, encoded by the coding sequence ATGAAAAAGAAAATGATTATATTAGGAGCATTCATATTAGGCATTTTCATATCAACTTATATAAAATCACTGAACCCAAATAAAGTGTACATAACATTGACTCAGACTAAAAATATTGAAAGTGAGATAGAAAATACAAATAAGGAAATAAAAAATCTAAAAGAAGCTCTTAAAAGTAACAAAAAAACCTTAGATGAATATAAGCAAGCAAAAAATAATGGAAATGAATCGATTCAAACATTAATGGAAAAAGAACTTGAAGAAGTTAAAGAGTTAAGTGGATATTCAACTGTTATGGGTCCAGGAATAACTATTACTATGAAGGATAGTGAAAGAGAATTAGAAGATGGGCAGAATCCAAACGACCTTATTATACATGATATTGATATTCTAAGAGTTTTAAATGACTTGAAAAAAGCAGGTGCAAAAGCAATATCTATAAATGGAGAAAGAGTATTGTCAACAAGTAAGATAAAATGTTCAGGAGCAACTATTACAGTAAACGATACTACATATGGACAACCATTTATAATAAAAGCTATAGGAAATATAGACTTATTGAGTGCAGCTATAAATTCTCCAGAATCATATGCTAAATCTCTAAAGGATATATATGGAATTAATATAAAAATAGAGGAAAATAATGGAAATAAAGTGGATTTATTTGCAAAATAA
- a CDS encoding DUF881 domain-containing protein, translating to MKKRFINKSIIIGSIVLGVLVSLQLKIINIENRGMTTFKRGEQLTEELKSLKKEKENLQSEINSVKKDIETYRGKSEKGEQDILKSEIEKYETLAGYTDVEGKGIEVEINSTKTLGSFDKNDSILYNYDLLLSMINKLNSAQASAISINNQRVVSNTYMYLKEDKLYMNDTVIKEPITIKAIGDSDTLASALNIKYGIVWEIETYYNAKVKVTKEDSVKINGHGDTDKVERK from the coding sequence TTGAAAAAAAGGTTTATAAATAAGAGTATAATCATAGGAAGTATTGTATTGGGAGTTCTTGTTAGTTTACAACTAAAAATTATTAATATAGAAAATAGAGGAATGACGACTTTTAAGAGAGGAGAGCAACTTACAGAAGAACTTAAATCTCTAAAAAAAGAAAAAGAAAACTTGCAATCAGAAATTAATAGTGTAAAAAAAGATATAGAGACTTATAGAGGTAAAAGTGAAAAAGGAGAGCAAGATATACTTAAATCAGAAATAGAAAAATATGAAACCTTAGCTGGATATACAGATGTAGAAGGAAAAGGTATTGAAGTTGAAATAAATTCTACAAAGACCTTAGGAAGCTTTGATAAAAATGACAGTATACTATATAATTATGATTTGTTACTGTCAATGATAAATAAATTAAATTCAGCACAAGCAAGTGCTATATCTATAAACAATCAAAGAGTAGTTTCAAATACATATATGTATTTGAAAGAAGATAAACTTTATATGAATGACACTGTTATAAAGGAGCCAATTACAATAAAGGCAATTGGTGATTCTGATACATTAGCTTCTGCGCTCAATATAAAGTATGGTATTGTCTGGGAAATAGAAACGTACTATAATGCAAAGGTAAAAGTGACTAAAGAAGATAGTGTAAAAATAAATGGACATGGTGATACAGATAAAGTAGAGAGGAAATAA
- a CDS encoding FtsQ-type POTRA domain-containing protein — MKRRKKLNTNNVMIVLVFILMLSFGICIIVGSDLFDVKKIDVIGNKRVTKSNIMKELNVSLHENIFAYNFKEMKSKLIENPYIESVEIKRKLPNKITISLKEKEIFAALKDEDNYCYIDKKGNLLEELKDTNESKNDLIVEVDYSIDDTKSIKFKNYKTKENVFKTLNHLKEEGIYRKINYVNFKKEGNIDMLTRSNIKILLSNDDNLDYNISRVNKILIDLQNKNTDGGTINLNYGKLAVYSPEG, encoded by the coding sequence TTGAAGAGGAGAAAGAAGCTAAATACGAATAATGTTATGATAGTTTTAGTTTTTATACTTATGCTATCTTTTGGGATATGTATTATTGTGGGGAGTGATTTATTTGATGTAAAGAAGATAGATGTAATTGGGAATAAAAGAGTCACCAAATCAAATATAATGAAGGAGTTAAATGTAAGTTTACATGAAAATATATTTGCATACAATTTTAAAGAAATGAAAAGTAAGCTTATAGAAAATCCATATATAGAAAGTGTAGAAATAAAAAGGAAGCTTCCAAATAAGATAACTATAAGCTTAAAAGAAAAAGAAATCTTTGCAGCATTAAAGGACGAAGATAACTATTGTTATATAGATAAAAAAGGGAACTTACTAGAGGAACTAAAAGATACTAATGAAAGTAAAAATGACTTGATAGTGGAAGTAGATTATAGTATTGATGATACAAAATCAATAAAATTTAAAAATTATAAAACTAAAGAGAATGTATTTAAGACTTTAAATCATTTAAAAGAAGAAGGTATTTATAGAAAAATAAATTATGTAAACTTTAAAAAAGAAGGGAATATAGATATGCTTACAAGAAGCAATATAAAAATCTTACTTTCTAATGATGATAACTTAGATTATAATATATCTAGGGTAAATAAAATTTTGATTGACCTACAAAATAAAAATACAGATGGTGGGACTATAAATCTAAATTATGGAAAGCTAGCTGTATATAGTCCAGAAGGATAG
- a CDS encoding small basic family protein: MIWVLGGLAFGVVVGYYIPFTYSMDYSIYMSVAILAIMDSIFGAIKSSFEDNYDNVIFVTGFIGNAILAILLTYIGEKLGISLYYVAVLVFGMRLFNNLSIIRRYIISNIMNKKHKN, encoded by the coding sequence ATGATATGGGTGTTAGGAGGATTGGCATTTGGTGTAGTAGTAGGTTACTACATTCCATTTACATATTCTATGGATTATTCGATATATATGTCAGTAGCTATTCTTGCAATAATGGATTCTATATTTGGAGCAATAAAATCCAGTTTTGAAGATAACTATGATAATGTAATTTTTGTTACTGGTTTCATAGGGAATGCTATCTTGGCTATATTATTGACTTATATAGGTGAGAAGTTAGGAATTTCACTTTACTATGTGGCAGTATTAGTTTTTGGTATGAGACTATTTAATAATTTATCTATAATTAGACGTTATATCATTTCCAATATTATGAATAAAAAACATAAAAATTAA